The DNA segment TTTATCCTCCATTCTGCTACTAGATTAGACAGTGAGTCACGACTCATCGCTTTACCGGTGTGGACATTCGCGAATAAGTAGCCATGATCTGACGATAAAGAGCATGTAGTACTTTGTATTTTTTTTCGTATAACACGTCGACGAGTTCTAACGAGAGACATCAAATTATCGATGACTAATCTTGGTACAGGAACATAACGAATTGATTTCCGGTCTTTCCTTTTCAACGTTGTTAACCTTAGTGATGGCGCATTTTCGTTGCTACTATTGGCTTCTCGAATGTCATCTATAGTGATCAAGGAGATTTCACCAATCCTACCGCCTGTTTGCTCAAGTAATTCGTATAAACACATATCTCTTTGCCGCTTGAATGGGTCTTTATTTTCGCGAATCACCTCAAGCATTTTTCTTGATGCTGTAACAGATATTGGCTTTCTCCGTCTAGTTCCTACTGGATTTGGAAGTGAGAAATGATGATAGTAATGGTCAGTTTTAGTTGTCCTCCCACCTTCAATTTTGATTGAATTACTCTTTTTCTCTACTTTAATCTGATAGCTATAGTCACTACCGATCAAATTTTCCTTACGATAAAAACTCTGTGCAAAAAACAAAAATGAAATACATTGTCTACCTATTTCAATTACTCTGTTAGCAGAACGAATATTGTCACCGTTTTCATCACGAGCTTGTAAATTACGAATGAACTGACAAAATCGGTCATTATTCATTGTGGTAAACTTTATTTGATTGTCAAAGACAAAACGAATCAGTAATGAAATACTATAAGCATACTGCTTTAAAGTACCGCCACCAAATTTTAATGAACGGCCGTTTACGATTGACAGCATGTACAAGTTGGCCTCTATACATGGTGTTCTATTTGGATACTGAAGAAAGGGGATATTGCTTACATCTTTCGTTACCAACTTTTCTTCTGTAACACTATAAAAATCCCATATTTGGCAAGCCCCAAGGGTGGATACTAATTTCTTTTTCATGATTAACTTCCTATAGACGTTAAATTTAGCCAATAGAATTTGTTGGTAGTGTATTTCTATTAGTAAAATCCAATTGGGCCATTACTTTTTTTATCATATGCTCTGCATCATATGAAATCTCCTTATCTACTAAGCTGTTACTGTATCTGTGCAGAGCTTCTAGTTGTGTACTTACGATCGCGGTTAACAGCAAGTTATGATTTCTTACTATTTCTAGTTCTGAAGTTAAGTCATTTTTCACTTCCTTAAGCCTCGATATGGTTTCCGCTCTGTTAGCTTTTATCTTAACGTTATCGGTGCCTTGCGTTAGCAACATCAAAGCTTTCAGTCGACTATTATTCAACCTTGTATAACCACCAATAAGTTCATTTGCCAGACGCTTCTGGGTATTAAGGGAATATGATTGAATACCCAGAGAGTCATCTTTCCACATGGAAAATGATGATTGAGTTTTCAGTGAACAAATCAGAGTGTCGTTACTTCTAAATTCATCCGGATTAGATAATATATTTTCCAGAAGGCTTAACTCTGACTGTAAAGAGTCTATTTTAACTTCATTTCCCATCACAAAAGTCCTCAAATACTTTCAAAACAATCCTATAATCTTCATACTTTCCTAATTCGTCTTCTACAGTGAAAAATTCAAAATCTAAACTAATTGCCCCGTCCTTCAATAGATTTGAAATCAGTTCCTCTTCTTGTTTTGAATTATCAAAATCTTTGAACTCTGGACTTGTTGTATAATCCTCATTATCATATCGATTTGTAGCTTCACTCAAAGTTGCTATTTCTAGTGAATCTGTGTTGTATCTTAACTTTAAAACACTTCGTAATTTGTCAATCACTTCTATATCGCCATCTTTATATGACTCTCTAATATAATGAGCTTTAATACCATTCAGAACTCCACCCGTTGTTTTTTCAGTTATATAATTATATACATGTCTAATATCAGTATGACCCAACATATGACGTAGTGTTTCCAAACCACCATTGTTTTTACTCCAGAAAAACACCATTGCAAAAAAACGTCTTAACTGGTGCGTACGAATATAGTATCTATATACCTGACCATCATCTTGAGTAATTATTTCTGTTTGGAAGTAATCACAGAAGTAATCTAGATATGAATTAATACCACATTGGTTTTTAGATGTAAAAAACGCCTTCATTGAAGTTGGGTTTACAGACACTAAAAAATTATTAGTTTTATATTTTACGCCACATAACTCTAACAATCTCATTGCAAACGTTTTGTAGTTGTAAATTAATTTCGCCAAACTTCTCGGTATCGGTCTCGATAGAGAATCCTTTACTCTACCTTTTTTGGTATTAGTGCTAACACCTGATTTCTGATTTTGAAAATTTAAATAGTATTCAACATCTATATTTTCACTTAAATTGGGATTTGAGTCAGGGCTTAGACATGATTTTAAGTCCAAGTCTATGATCTCTGTTACTCTCCTTGCCATAAGAGCTCCAACCAACAAAATCATAGAGCCAATCGAAACCCTGTATAAATCGATAAAACTATGATTATTCCTAATCGCGCTAAAATAGTTATTTCCAAGCGCTCGCTGTGTATCACCTGTAATACTAAATTCTTTTACACCAAGGATCTTTACATCATCAAAAATATAGTCGGTCACAGCCCCCCTTCTATAAGCGAGCGTATTTCGATCATTTACACTTACTTTTGTTGGCAAATTAAATATAACATTGTACATCGAATTAAATATACCATCAGAATTCTTCAAGGAGAAAGAAAATGCATCACCAATAGCTTTAAATACAGTATTTACTGGTAATGTATTAAATCTACCTGCCGGTTTTGAATTGACTAATTCACGAATAATATTTAATTCTATCTTAGATAGTTCCTCAACCCGTACATCATGATTATCAATTTTCAATTCTACACTAAACAAAAACCTCAAAGAATATAATAGATTATTTATCGCTCCAGAACCTCGAAATTCACTTTCAACTCTAACATCTACAGCTTCAAACTCTTTTGTACTACAATCATCCGATTCATATAAT comes from the Vibrio sp. DW001 genome and includes:
- a CDS encoding site-specific integrase, producing MKKKLVSTLGACQIWDFYSVTEEKLVTKDVSNIPFLQYPNRTPCIEANLYMLSIVNGRSLKFGGGTLKQYAYSISLLIRFVFDNQIKFTTMNNDRFCQFIRNLQARDENGDNIRSANRVIEIGRQCISFLFFAQSFYRKENLIGSDYSYQIKVEKKSNSIKIEGGRTTKTDHYYHHFSLPNPVGTRRRKPISVTASRKMLEVIRENKDPFKRQRDMCLYELLEQTGGRIGEISLITIDDIREANSSNENAPSLRLTTLKRKDRKSIRYVPVPRLVIDNLMSLVRTRRRVIRKKIQSTTCSLSSDHGYLFANVHTGKAMSRDSLSNLVAEWRIKSGIQEMGHAHLFRHAYITATLKRMLLQVEIETKDQLRKSLLDINKLKQQLQQWTGHTNISSLDPYIDLVFSDISGIKKIVRKLNIEPSFQIFDRTLEQIITDMEDGLISKSEAALKMRQCAISFKKDRATDET